One window of the Bacteroidota bacterium genome contains the following:
- a CDS encoding T9SS type A sorting domain-containing protein, whose protein sequence is MQKRFWTLLFFLLLPHVAIAQTGTCEPALADAYLDAGNVRARILNNGALFWRGSPHVYEVPKGGGSNAIFAASIWIGGMINGFRRVAASRYGPWEFWAGPLDYTGNPPADCKPYDRIWEIRTEDIQAFIDGEGVSNNLKNWPWHLGAPVVDGDGNPNNYNLEGGDLPELLGDQRLWWIMNDRGNIHYTSDSDPIGLEVHASAHAFTHPGFISNSTFYSYKLINKNNAPFDKAFFGLFKDIDLGNFDDDYVGSDSLLHLSYGYNADNVDEGGKGYGLAPPAIGFTFLETELAPPDSIDNDRDGEIDEPDEKIGAYSMVYFKSSGSVNGDPQTGRHYYNYMQSRWKDDAPMYKGYNGYDWRTNVDDDLPLETTRFSYSGDPVTKAFWTEFNINNQGRAWRPADRRSVFSSGPYTIASFDTIEVRLAIVWSRGRDNLDSVTELKKDVRAIRSTSDAFYTPASMTPKPADFRQPPSPVLGFDQNFPNPFTQSTTLRYSLPQSMQVRLAVYDILGREVALLVDAQQEAGIHTADFDAEDLPAGVYLARIELDFLQFTKRMVLLR, encoded by the coding sequence ATGCAAAAACGCTTCTGGACTTTACTCTTCTTTTTATTGTTGCCGCACGTTGCGATTGCTCAAACCGGCACCTGCGAACCGGCACTGGCAGATGCGTACCTTGATGCCGGTAACGTACGCGCTCGCATCCTCAACAACGGAGCCCTCTTCTGGCGCGGATCTCCCCACGTCTACGAAGTGCCCAAAGGAGGCGGCTCCAATGCCATCTTTGCAGCTAGTATCTGGATCGGAGGTATGATTAACGGCTTTCGTCGTGTTGCAGCCAGTCGTTATGGGCCCTGGGAGTTCTGGGCCGGCCCACTTGACTACACAGGCAATCCACCAGCAGATTGTAAGCCGTACGATCGAATCTGGGAAATCAGAACCGAAGACATTCAGGCATTTATCGATGGAGAAGGCGTCTCAAACAACCTTAAAAACTGGCCATGGCATCTGGGCGCACCCGTAGTTGACGGGGATGGTAATCCGAATAATTACAACCTCGAAGGCGGTGACCTGCCGGAACTGCTTGGCGATCAGCGGCTTTGGTGGATTATGAACGACAGAGGCAACATCCACTATACATCAGATAGTGATCCCATCGGCCTGGAAGTACATGCGTCTGCCCATGCGTTTACTCATCCCGGCTTCATAAGCAACAGCACCTTCTACAGCTACAAACTTATCAATAAAAATAATGCACCTTTCGACAAGGCCTTCTTTGGCCTTTTTAAAGATATTGATCTGGGTAACTTTGATGACGATTACGTGGGATCAGATTCTTTGCTACACCTGAGTTATGGGTACAACGCAGACAATGTAGATGAAGGTGGCAAAGGATATGGTCTGGCACCGCCAGCCATTGGATTCACCTTTCTTGAAACCGAGCTAGCGCCACCAGACAGCATTGATAACGACAGGGACGGTGAAATTGACGAACCAGATGAAAAAATTGGAGCTTATAGTATGGTATACTTCAAAAGTAGCGGTTCTGTAAATGGAGACCCCCAAACTGGTAGGCACTACTACAACTATATGCAGTCGCGCTGGAAAGACGACGCGCCTATGTATAAAGGCTACAACGGGTATGATTGGCGGACAAATGTAGATGATGACCTGCCACTGGAGACAACTCGCTTTTCCTACTCGGGTGATCCGGTCACCAAAGCTTTTTGGACCGAATTTAATATCAACAACCAAGGACGGGCTTGGAGACCAGCAGATAGACGCTCGGTTTTTTCCTCAGGCCCATACACCATTGCATCGTTTGACACCATAGAGGTGCGGTTAGCCATTGTGTGGTCAAGAGGTAGAGACAACCTCGATTCTGTAACAGAGCTCAAGAAAGATGTGCGCGCCATTCGAAGTACATCAGATGCTTTTTATACGCCTGCATCAATGACGCCAAAGCCAGCGGATTTCCGTCAACCACCGTCTCCTGTCCTCGGCTTCGACCAGAACTTTCCCAACCCTTTCACCCAATCTACAACCCTCCGTTACAGCCTGCCGCAATCCATGCAGGTGCGGCTGGCAGTGTACGACATCCTTGGCCGCGAAGTCGCACTGCTGGTGGATGCACAGCAGGAAGCCGGCATCCATACCGCTGACTTTGACGCAGAAGATCTACCAGCCGGCGTCTACCTCGCCCGCATTGAACTCGACTTCTTACAGTTTACTAAACGAATGGTGCTGCTGCGATGA
- a CDS encoding T9SS type A sorting domain-containing protein, with amino-acid sequence MKKGLFMLLLLWAFPVHAQVGSCEPAMAEAYLDAGNVRARILNNGSLFWRRSPQQISSLGYEVPKGSGLHAMGTASLWVGGIMDAELRTAATRYGPWEFWAGPLDKAGNAPAHCKPYDHIWEIRTEDIQAFLNGEGTSENLKNWPWQLGAPVIDGDGNPDNYDLEHGDLPELLGDQRLWWIMNDAGGIHQATGSNAIGLEIQASAFAIKNPPWSHFTFYSYALINKNVSTLEDTYAGLFTNGDLGYFGDDYVGSDSLLHLGFYYNADNEDEGYRGYGDAPPAIGLTFLHTPIKDDDNRDNDRDGIIDEPGEMLGTTNTMAFDSDPGPYGDPTDADHYYAYMQSTWGNGRHVVEGYRGIQGDYWPKGLIAQHTNFFYPGDPVTGAFWSENNMDGMGNRVHPSDRLFVVATGPFNLAPGDTTVINFAIIWSRGDSNLNSISVLRRETRAVRANADYIYTPTAVMKSLANQQAPLLGFDQNFPNPFSQSTTLRYSLPQTMQVRLAVYDILGREVALLVDAQQEAGIYTAEFDADNLPAGIYLARIELDFLQFTKRMVLIR; translated from the coding sequence ATGAAGAAAGGACTGTTCATGTTGCTCTTGCTCTGGGCCTTTCCAGTGCACGCCCAGGTAGGCTCCTGTGAGCCCGCAATGGCAGAAGCCTATCTGGATGCCGGCAACGTTCGCGCTCGTATCCTCAACAATGGTAGCCTCTTTTGGCGGCGCTCCCCACAGCAGATTTCATCGCTTGGCTATGAAGTCCCCAAAGGAAGCGGCCTGCATGCGATGGGCACAGCAAGCCTGTGGGTGGGTGGCATAATGGATGCAGAACTTCGAACCGCAGCTACTCGATACGGACCATGGGAGTTCTGGGCCGGCCCATTAGACAAGGCGGGAAATGCACCAGCTCATTGCAAACCATACGATCATATTTGGGAAATCAGAACCGAAGATATACAGGCTTTTCTAAACGGTGAGGGTACATCGGAAAATCTAAAAAATTGGCCGTGGCAACTCGGTGCCCCTGTGATTGATGGCGATGGCAATCCGGACAACTATGACCTTGAACATGGCGATCTACCAGAATTACTGGGAGATCAACGCCTTTGGTGGATCATGAACGATGCCGGCGGCATACATCAGGCCACGGGAAGCAATGCCATTGGCCTTGAAATTCAAGCTTCAGCATTTGCTATAAAAAACCCGCCGTGGTCGCATTTCACCTTCTATAGTTACGCGCTTATCAACAAGAACGTAAGCACTCTTGAAGATACCTATGCTGGACTGTTTACCAATGGTGACCTCGGGTATTTTGGTGACGATTATGTAGGCTCCGACTCCCTGTTGCACCTCGGCTTTTATTATAATGCGGACAATGAAGATGAAGGATACAGAGGCTATGGTGATGCGCCGCCAGCGATTGGATTGACCTTTCTGCATACACCAATCAAAGATGACGACAATCGGGATAATGATCGGGATGGCATCATTGATGAACCGGGCGAAATGCTCGGGACAACCAATACCATGGCTTTCGACTCAGATCCCGGGCCTTATGGCGACCCTACCGATGCAGACCACTACTACGCCTACATGCAATCCACCTGGGGCAACGGCCGGCATGTTGTTGAGGGATATCGGGGAATACAAGGCGACTATTGGCCCAAAGGACTGATTGCCCAACATACCAATTTTTTCTACCCGGGTGACCCAGTAACAGGCGCGTTCTGGTCAGAAAATAATATGGATGGTATGGGCAACAGGGTTCATCCGTCTGATAGGCTATTTGTGGTTGCAACGGGCCCCTTCAACCTCGCACCAGGAGACACAACCGTGATTAATTTTGCCATCATTTGGTCAAGAGGCGATAGCAACCTTAACTCCATTTCAGTACTGAGAAGAGAGACACGTGCAGTGCGAGCAAATGCGGATTATATCTACACCCCGACAGCTGTTATGAAGTCTTTAGCCAACCAGCAAGCACCTCTACTCGGCTTCGACCAAAACTTCCCCAACCCCTTTTCCCAATCAACCACCCTCCGCTACAGCTTACCACAGACAATGCAGGTGCGATTAGCCGTGTACGACATACTCGGCCGCGAGGTCGCGCTATTGGTAGACGCCCAGCAAGAAGCCGGCATCTACACCGCCGAATTTGACGCCGACAATCTCCCCGCCGGCATCTACCTCGCCCGCATCGAACTCGACTTCTTGCAGTTTACTAAACGCATGGTCCTGATCCGGTAG
- a CDS encoding T9SS type A sorting domain-containing protein, which produces MQKNGWLLLIFLLLPHVAIAQTGNCEAALAEAYLDAGNVRARILNNGGLFWRGSPHVYEVPKGSGLHANWAAGIWVGGMINNSLRVAASRYGPWEFWAGPLDEAGNPPSDCKPYDQIWEIRTEDIQTFIDGNGISNNLKNWPWQLGAPIVDGDGNPDNYNLEGGDLPELFGDQRLWWIMNDRGNVHQATDSDPIGLEVHASAHAFDHPGFISNTTFYSYRLINKNTAPFEHAFFGFFKDFDLGNFDDDYVGSDSLLHLSYGYNGDNDDEGGEGYGTAPPAIGFTFLDAESAPPDNIDNDRDGEIDEEDEKIGAYGMLFYHGGGAVSGDPTTGRDYYRYMQSHWKDNKPLYKGYMGYDWGEFSDTFPTETTRFSYSGDPTTKDFWTEFNVNGNGLAHAPANRRSVFSSGPYTIASFDTVEVRLAIVWSRGKDNLDSVAELKKDVKSIRDFSDSFYSPRTYDKTRGNEITPSFTLGFDQNFPNPFTQSTTLRYSLPQAMQVRLAVYDMLGREVAILVDAQQEAGAYTAAFDAGDLPAGIYLARIDLDFLRFTKRMVLLR; this is translated from the coding sequence ATGCAAAAAAACGGCTGGCTCCTACTCATCTTTTTATTGTTACCGCACGTTGCAATTGCCCAAACCGGTAACTGCGAGGCAGCCCTGGCAGAAGCATACCTGGACGCCGGCAACGTACGCGCCCGTATCCTCAACAATGGCGGTCTCTTTTGGCGAGGCTCGCCGCATGTTTATGAAGTACCCAAAGGAAGTGGCCTTCATGCCAACTGGGCTGCAGGTATTTGGGTCGGCGGCATGATCAATAACTCACTACGCGTTGCCGCCAGCCGCTACGGACCGTGGGAGTTCTGGGCCGGACCTCTTGATGAAGCAGGAAATCCGCCTTCAGATTGCAAACCCTACGACCAAATCTGGGAAATCAGAACCGAAGATATTCAAACATTTATCGATGGAAACGGGATCTCCAATAACCTGAAAAACTGGCCATGGCAACTCGGTGCCCCGATTGTCGACGGAGACGGCAATCCTGACAATTACAACCTCGAAGGAGGAGATTTACCAGAGCTGTTCGGTGATCAACGCCTCTGGTGGATCATGAATGATCGGGGCAATGTCCACCAGGCAACCGACAGTGATCCCATCGGCCTGGAAGTACACGCTTCCGCGCACGCCTTCGACCATCCCGGCTTTATCAGCAATACCACCTTCTATAGCTACAGACTCATCAATAAAAACACCGCACCCTTCGAACATGCATTTTTCGGATTCTTCAAAGATTTCGATCTGGGTAATTTTGATGACGATTATGTCGGCTCTGACTCACTCTTACACCTCAGTTACGGATACAACGGCGACAATGATGACGAAGGCGGTGAAGGATACGGCACGGCTCCACCAGCCATTGGTTTCACCTTTCTAGACGCTGAATCAGCACCACCTGACAACATTGATAATGACAGGGATGGGGAGATAGATGAGGAAGATGAGAAAATTGGGGCCTACGGCATGCTTTTTTACCATGGAGGCGGAGCTGTAAGCGGAGATCCTACAACAGGTAGAGACTATTACAGATACATGCAATCGCACTGGAAAGACAATAAACCTCTATATAAAGGTTATATGGGGTATGATTGGGGCGAATTCTCAGATACTTTTCCGACAGAAACGACGCGTTTTTCTTACTCAGGCGATCCGACAACAAAAGATTTCTGGACTGAATTCAACGTAAACGGCAACGGATTAGCGCATGCACCAGCAAATCGGCGCTCCGTTTTTTCTTCCGGCCCTTACACCATTGCCTCCTTTGATACGGTAGAGGTGCGTTTAGCCATTGTGTGGTCAAGGGGCAAAGATAATTTAGACTCCGTCGCTGAACTAAAGAAGGATGTAAAGTCCATTCGCGATTTTTCAGATTCCTTTTATTCACCGCGAACGTATGACAAAACGCGGGGCAATGAGATCACCCCCAGTTTCACGCTCGGCTTCGATCAAAACTTCCCCAATCCCTTCACCCAATCCACCACCCTCCGCTACAGCCTCCCGCAAGCGATGCAGGTGCGCCTAGCGGTGTACGACATGCTTGGCCGCGAAGTCGCAATACTCGTAGATGCCCAGCAGGAAGCCGGCGCCTACACCGCCGCGTTTGATGCCGGAGATCTGCCAGCCGGCATCTACCTAGCACGCATCGACCTCGACTTTCTCCGGTTCACTAAACGGATGGTGCTCCTGCGATGA
- a CDS encoding T9SS type A sorting domain-containing protein encodes MQKNCWLLLIFLLLPHIAIAQTGNCEPAFAEAYLDAGNVRARILNNGSLFWRGSPHVYEVPKGENTHAIFTAGIWVGGLVNGSLRTAASRYGPWEFWAGPLDEKGYPPTDCKPYDHIWEIRTEDIQTFLKDNSISNNLKNWPWQLGAPVVDGDGNPDNYNLENGDLPELIGDQRLWWVMNDRGNIHEATDSDPIGIEVHGSAFSYANAGALGNVTFYEYSIINKNTVEVEDTYVGLFTDVDLGDFDDDYIGSDSLLHLSFAYNADNNDEEERNGYGIAPPAVGFTFLETIEAPHDGIDNNRNGVIDEPGEKIGTYAVKSYNSSGSGDGDGDPVTARDYYRTMQGIWKDGLPQVEWGTGREGVPESKITRFLFSGDPVTRSFWSELNWNGAGGTIDPADRRMVTSTGPFTIASSDTATIRFAIIWSRGKDHLDSITELRKDTRAVRSSTKTLYTPLGQVNFEQAQIPPPNFVLGFDQNFPNPFTHSTTLRYSLPQPMQVRLAVYDMLGREVALLVEAQQEAGIYTAAFDAGNLPAGIYLARIELDFLQFTKRMALIR; translated from the coding sequence ATGCAAAAAAACTGCTGGCTCCTACTCATCTTTTTATTGTTGCCGCACATTGCGATTGCTCAAACCGGCAACTGCGAACCGGCATTTGCAGAGGCGTATCTCGACGCCGGCAACGTGCGCGCTCGCATCCTCAACAACGGCAGCTTATTCTGGCGGGGCTCACCGCATGTCTACGAGGTACCCAAAGGAGAAAACACACATGCGATTTTTACAGCTGGTATATGGGTAGGTGGCCTGGTTAATGGCTCCTTGCGCACTGCCGCCAGTCGGTATGGACCATGGGAATTTTGGGCCGGGCCGTTGGATGAGAAAGGTTACCCGCCAACTGATTGCAAACCCTATGACCATATCTGGGAAATCCGAACCGAAGATATTCAAACATTCCTTAAGGACAATAGCATTTCTAACAATCTGAAGAATTGGCCCTGGCAACTTGGCGCACCCGTTGTTGATGGCGATGGTAATCCAGACAATTACAACCTCGAAAATGGAGACCTGCCAGAACTGATTGGAGACCAGCGCCTCTGGTGGGTCATGAACGACCGAGGAAATATCCATGAAGCAACAGACAGCGATCCAATAGGCATTGAAGTCCATGGTTCTGCCTTTTCTTATGCCAACGCCGGCGCACTCGGAAATGTCACGTTTTACGAATACAGCATAATCAATAAAAATACTGTCGAAGTTGAAGACACTTACGTTGGCTTGTTTACAGATGTAGACCTGGGAGATTTTGATGATGACTACATCGGCTCTGATTCCTTGCTGCATCTAAGCTTTGCCTATAATGCAGACAATAACGACGAGGAAGAGAGAAACGGTTACGGAATTGCTCCTCCAGCTGTAGGCTTTACATTTTTGGAGACTATTGAGGCACCTCATGACGGCATTGATAACAATCGGAACGGTGTCATTGACGAACCCGGCGAAAAAATTGGCACCTATGCGGTAAAGTCGTATAACAGCAGTGGCAGCGGTGATGGTGATGGTGATCCTGTCACTGCACGTGATTATTACAGGACGATGCAGGGTATATGGAAAGACGGCCTGCCCCAGGTTGAGTGGGGCACGGGCCGCGAAGGTGTCCCCGAAAGTAAAATTACGCGGTTCCTGTTTTCGGGAGATCCAGTTACGCGTTCCTTTTGGTCTGAACTCAACTGGAATGGTGCGGGAGGGACGATTGACCCTGCTGACCGCAGAATGGTAACTTCAACGGGCCCATTTACCATTGCTTCTAGTGATACTGCAACCATTCGATTTGCGATTATATGGTCGCGTGGTAAAGATCATCTTGATTCCATAACTGAACTGCGCAAAGACACGCGCGCAGTACGCAGTTCGACAAAGACGCTTTACACCCCTTTAGGACAGGTCAACTTTGAACAGGCGCAAATTCCTCCTCCGAATTTTGTCCTTGGTTTCGACCAGAACTTCCCAAACCCCTTCACGCATTCTACCACCCTCCGATACAGCCTGCCTCAACCCATGCAGGTACGGCTCGCAGTGTACGACATGCTCGGCCGCGAAGTAGCGCTATTGGTTGAGGCACAGCAAGAAGCCGGCATCTACACCGCCGCGTTTGACGCAGGCAACCTGCCGGCTGGCATCTACCTCGCCCGCATCGAGCTCGACTTCCTGCAGTTCACCAAGCGCATGGCCCTGATCAGGTGA
- a CDS encoding T9SS type A sorting domain-containing protein, which yields MQRSSWILLVLLLLPYTAFAQTGTCEPTLSQATLNVGNVRANIYNDGALFRSFNPNPPYSRIRYHVPKGDSINIFVNASFWVGGKIDNEIRTAATRYGPQEFWAGPLDENGNPPASCAQYDKLWEISKADIESFLHAGEVSENLKNWPWHLGAPVVDGDGNTNNYNLAKGDLPELLGDQRIWWIMNDRGNTHRASKSNPLGIEIHASAFAFIDHRLENFTFYSYKLINKNSSSIEDAYVSLFTEGDLGNYSDDFLGSDSLLHLGYHYNGDNDDQGDYGYGKAPPAFGVTFLHTQVADADNLDNDRDMVVDEPGEMLGTSGTLHYYFDTGPYGDPVSARHYYNYMRSRWGDGSPVLEGLTGFPGSHWPASLPQKPTNFFYTGDPTIGAFWSEVNSDAMDNAALGPGDRRFIISSGPFNLSSGDTTTVNFAIIWSRGESNLDSVSLLKRHTTGVRAFADQIFTPVKIPEPAQTFQQQVLGFDQNFPNPFTESTTLRYSLPQTMQVRLAVYDLLGREVAILVDAQQDAGIHTAEFDAGDLPAGIYLARIELDFLRFTKRMVLIR from the coding sequence ATGCAAAGAAGCTCCTGGATTTTACTCGTCCTTTTATTGTTGCCGTACACGGCATTTGCCCAAACCGGTACTTGTGAGCCAACACTAAGCCAAGCTACTTTAAACGTGGGTAATGTCCGGGCTAACATTTACAACGACGGTGCACTATTCCGGTCGTTCAATCCCAACCCGCCATACAGTCGCATCAGATATCACGTGCCTAAAGGCGATAGCATCAACATATTTGTTAATGCAAGTTTCTGGGTGGGTGGCAAGATAGACAATGAAATACGCACGGCAGCCACCAGGTACGGTCCACAGGAGTTTTGGGCTGGCCCGCTCGATGAAAATGGTAATCCTCCCGCGTCTTGTGCGCAGTACGATAAGCTTTGGGAGATCTCAAAAGCAGATATTGAATCTTTTCTACATGCTGGCGAAGTGTCCGAGAACCTAAAAAACTGGCCGTGGCATCTGGGCGCACCAGTAGTAGACGGCGACGGAAATACCAACAATTACAATCTAGCGAAAGGAGATTTGCCTGAACTCCTGGGAGACCAACGGATCTGGTGGATTATGAATGACCGGGGCAATACACACAGAGCCTCTAAAAGCAATCCGTTAGGTATTGAAATCCATGCCTCGGCCTTTGCATTTATAGATCACAGACTCGAAAACTTCACGTTTTACTCCTATAAGCTCATCAACAAAAACTCTTCCTCAATTGAAGACGCTTACGTTTCGCTCTTCACAGAAGGAGACCTTGGCAACTACAGCGATGATTTTCTCGGATCCGACTCCCTCCTACACCTTGGATATCACTACAATGGTGATAATGACGATCAGGGGGATTACGGTTATGGCAAAGCACCGCCGGCATTTGGCGTCACCTTTCTACATACGCAGGTAGCTGACGCAGATAATCTGGATAATGATCGTGACATGGTAGTTGATGAGCCTGGAGAGATGCTGGGTACATCGGGCACGTTGCACTACTATTTTGACACTGGACCGTATGGGGATCCCGTATCAGCGCGACACTACTATAATTATATGCGTTCAAGATGGGGAGATGGTAGCCCAGTGCTTGAGGGGTTGACCGGCTTTCCCGGTAGTCACTGGCCGGCTAGTTTACCACAAAAACCAACGAATTTCTTCTACACAGGAGATCCTACAATTGGTGCTTTCTGGTCAGAAGTCAATTCAGATGCCATGGACAATGCCGCCCTCGGCCCTGGAGACAGGAGATTTATCATATCTTCTGGCCCGTTTAACCTTTCATCAGGCGACACCACAACGGTTAACTTCGCAATTATCTGGTCGCGCGGAGAAAGTAATCTGGACTCCGTTTCCCTCTTGAAAAGGCATACAACCGGCGTACGCGCATTTGCAGATCAAATTTTCACTCCCGTTAAAATCCCAGAACCCGCGCAAACGTTCCAGCAACAGGTCCTCGGCTTCGACCAAAACTTCCCAAACCCCTTCACCGAATCAACCACCCTCCGATACAGTCTGCCGCAAACCATGCAGGTACGCCTGGCAGTGTACGACTTACTCGGCCGCGAAGTCGCCATACTTGTAGATGCACAGCAGGATGCTGGCATCCATACCGCTGAATTTGACGCAGGCGATCTGCCGGCCGGCATCTACCTCGCCCGCATCGAGCTCGACTTCCTACGCTTCACCAAGCGCATGGTCCTGATCAGATGA